One genomic window of Ciona intestinalis chromosome 7, KH, whole genome shotgun sequence includes the following:
- the ci-ct gene encoding calcitonin precursor (The RefSeq protein has 9 substitutions, 1 non-frameshifting indel compared to this genomic sequence), with protein sequence MVMNTLCSLLFILLVFCVYSASATGGIYNRLLHPRGTGRQQLLYHNFNNRYGEVLKRNQPSRSDYDAHDGLIKNVQPLQQRQEEKLNKLEKLFADIMLEDNSYKNVLFSKKQESNEIDVEPSMMRDTQNNFLEMLQLSNWIHRVLSRLAATPHEQQAAPVTGKRCDGVSTCWLHELGNSVHATAGGKQNVGFGPGRK encoded by the exons ATGGTCATGAACACATTTTGCAGTTTGCTCTTCATTTTGTTGGTTTTCTGTGTTTATAACGCAAGTACAACAGGAGGAATTTATAACAG ACTTCTACATCCGAGAGGCACTGGAAGACAACAACTACTTTACCACAATTTTAACAACCGATATGGCGAGGTGTTAAGGCGCAATCAGCCAAGATCTGATTACGACACACACGACGAACTGATTAAAAATGTACAACCCTTGCAACAGCGCCAAgaggaaaaattaaataaacttgaaAAACTCTTTGCAGACATAATGCTTGAGGATAATAGCTATAAGAATGTTTTATTCAG TAAgaaacaagagagcaatgAGATCGACATAGAGCCTTCTATGATGAGAGACACGCGAAACAATTTCTTAGAAATGCTTCAACTAAGTAATTGGATTCACCG TGTCTTGTCTCGCCTGGCAGCGACACCGCACGAGCAGCAGGCCGCACCAGTCACAGGTAAAAGATGCGACGGTGTATCGACGTGTTGGTTACACGAGCTTGGAAACTCAGTGCATGCCACAGCGGCAGGAAAACAGAATGTTGGCTTCGGCCCCGGGAGAAAATGA
- the LOC100180001 gene encoding vegetative incompatibility protein HET-E-1 produces the protein MSQASFTPPLARISHVNHPDGNLKLHGKGLITDIYEKSKELGLEGDIKILKTLELTCAGMCCRFSENGEKLAVGLSNGDVKIYKTSTGSCIYHLSDDETKSDRLPATSVNFVPNELSTRGEMLIVTYASGMIKFWHVSSETALQTIHEQRQILTSSLSPTVSHILTGGTSEQINEYDVETGTKTNVYEPSPNRLVMDGHRCRVFTVKHHPTNEHVFLSGGWDDTVQIWDQREEHSVRRIFGPHICGDGIDVDKKHGHILTASWRKNDVLQVWDFKSGDRIKTLPPDFSADSLLYCGQWMGKQHIVCGGSDNNMVRIIDKTTLATSGIITNLPSGVYSIDHDRNRLSHHHSDVTMIAATAGNHVYLLSNAPNKKD, from the exons ATGTCGCAGGCAAGTTTCACTCCACCGTTAGCGAGGATCAGCCACGTGAATCACCCCGATGGCAATTTAAAGTTGCACGGAAAGGGTTTGATCACTGATATTTATGAAAAATCAAAAGAACTCGGACTTGAAGGCgacattaaaattttaaaaacatt AGAGTTGACATGTGCTGGAATGTGCTGCAGATTTTCTGAAAATGGAGAAAAATTAGCAGTGGGATTATCAAATGGAGAcgtaaag ATATATAAAACATCAACTGGATCATGCATCTACCATCTTTCTGATGATGAAACGAAATCGGATCGACTCCCAGCAACATCTGTTAACTTTGTTCCAAATGAATTATCAACTCGTGGAGAGATGCTTATTGTCACAT ATGCTAGCGGTATGATCAAGTTCTGGCACGTTTCAAGTGAAACAGCTTTACAAACAATACATGAACAACGACAGATTCTCACGAGTTCTCTCTCACCAACTGTCTCCCACATCCTCACTGGAGGAACCTCGGAGCAGATCAACGAGTACGATGTAGAGACAGGAACCAAAACTAATGTTTATGAACCAAG TCCAAACAGACTTGTGATGGATGGCCACAGATGTAGAGTGTTTACTGTGAAGCATCATCCTACAAACGAACATGTATTTTTATCTGGAGGATGGGATGATACAGTGCAAATATGGGATCAGAGGGAAGAGCATTCAGTCAG ACGAATATTTGGTCCACATATATGTGGCGATGGTATTGATGTAGACAAGAAACATGGGCATATTCTTACTGCTTCGTGGagaaaaaatgatgttttgcAG GTATGGGATTTCAAAAGTGGAGATCGTATCAAGACGTTGCCTCCTGATTTCTCAGCTGATTCTTTg TTATACTGTGGGCAGTGGATGGGAAAGCAACATATAGTGTGTGGGGGTTCAGACAACAACATGGTTCGAATCATCGACAAAACTACCTTGGCT ACCTCTGGCATCATTACCAATTTACCATCCGGGGTATACAGCATAGACCACGATCGTAACCGACTGAGTCACCAccatagtgacgtcacaatgataGCTGCAACAGCCGGTAACCATGTCTACCTACTCTCAAATGCTCCCAACAAAAAAGACTAA
- the LOC100185520 gene encoding protein TsetseEP isoform X2, giving the protein MGCGGSKASTAAVAATTAAKHAPPPPTNGTTEITATVKPTLREEPPKDSSPEPIKKTTEEAPVKSEAEYTDANGTERERSATPKQDEPAAPEPAEPVAEVETREKTPTPVKAPTPGPEPEAAPEPVPEPEPEQEKAKTPTPPPPEPEPVPEAEAELTQTEETAAAEIETAEVSNTESKPEVPAEPEQITEAAAEAVPEDSQTETAAETTAEEATTDEVTEEPAAQETKPDEATAKPAEITSDEKPAEEQAAEEQKPEEPAEAPVESNEPEQEAAAPPAEEQAAES; this is encoded by the exons ATGGGCTGCGGAGGAAGTAAAGCATCAACTGCTGCTGTGGCGGCAACCACTGCAGCAAAACATGCCCCACCACCCCCTACTAATGGTACGACCGAGATTACGGCGACGGTAAAGCCAACTTTAAGAGAAGAACCACCAAAAGATTCTTCGCCTGAACCGATCAAAAAAACGACCGAAG AAGCTCCCGTGAAAAGTGAAGCAGAATATACTGATGCTAATGGAACGGAAA GAGAAAGGTCAGCAACCCCAAAGCAGGACGAACCAGCTGCACCCGAACCAGCAG aaccCGTAGCCGAGGTCGAGACCAGAGAAAAAACACCCACAC CCGTCAAGGCCCCAACGCCTGGACCAGAGCCCGAAGCAGCTCCTGAACCTGTTCCCGAACCTGAGCCCGAACAAGAAAAAGCTAAAACCCCTACCCCACCTCCACCGGAGCCCGAACCGGTACCCGAAGCCGAGGCCGAACTAACTCAAACAGAAGAAACAGCAGCAG CTGAAATCGAGACGGCTGAGGTTTCCAACACGGAATCTAAACCAGAAGTTCCAGCCGAACCGGAGCAAATCACTGAAGCTGCTGCTGAAGCGGTCCCCGAAGATTCGCAGACGGAAACCGCAGCGGAAACTACTGCTGAAGAAGCTACTACAGATGAAGTTACAGAAGAACCTGCAGCCCAAG AGACGAAACCCGACGAAGCGACAGCTAAACCTGCCGAAATAACAAGCGATGAAAAACCAGCGGAAGAACAAGCGGCAGAGGAACAAAAGCCAGAAG AACCAGCAGAAGCTCCGGTGGAATCAAATGAACCCGAACAGGAAGCAGCAGCACCACCAGCCGAAG AACAAGCCGCGGAATCTTAA
- the LOC100185520 gene encoding protein TsetseEP isoform X1: MGCGGSKASTAAVAATTAAKHAPPPPTNGTTEITATVKPTLREEPPKDSSPEPIKKTTEEAPVKSEAEYTDANGTERERSATPKQDEPAAPEPAEPVAEVETREKTPTPVKAPTPGPEPEAAPEPVPEPEPEQEKAKTPTPPPPEPEPVPEAEAELTQTEETAAAEIETAEVSNTESKPEVPAEPEQITEAAAEAVPEDSQTETAAETTAEEATTDEVTEEPAAQEETKPDEATAKPAEITSDEKPAEEQAAEEQKPEEPAEAPVESNEPEQEAAAPPAEEQAAES; encoded by the exons ATGGGCTGCGGAGGAAGTAAAGCATCAACTGCTGCTGTGGCGGCAACCACTGCAGCAAAACATGCCCCACCACCCCCTACTAATGGTACGACCGAGATTACGGCGACGGTAAAGCCAACTTTAAGAGAAGAACCACCAAAAGATTCTTCGCCTGAACCGATCAAAAAAACGACCGAAG AAGCTCCCGTGAAAAGTGAAGCAGAATATACTGATGCTAATGGAACGGAAA GAGAAAGGTCAGCAACCCCAAAGCAGGACGAACCAGCTGCACCCGAACCAGCAG aaccCGTAGCCGAGGTCGAGACCAGAGAAAAAACACCCACAC CCGTCAAGGCCCCAACGCCTGGACCAGAGCCCGAAGCAGCTCCTGAACCTGTTCCCGAACCTGAGCCCGAACAAGAAAAAGCTAAAACCCCTACCCCACCTCCACCGGAGCCCGAACCGGTACCCGAAGCCGAGGCCGAACTAACTCAAACAGAAGAAACAGCAGCAG CTGAAATCGAGACGGCTGAGGTTTCCAACACGGAATCTAAACCAGAAGTTCCAGCCGAACCGGAGCAAATCACTGAAGCTGCTGCTGAAGCGGTCCCCGAAGATTCGCAGACGGAAACCGCAGCGGAAACTACTGCTGAAGAAGCTACTACAGATGAAGTTACAGAAGAACCTGCAGCCCAAG AAGAGACGAAACCCGACGAAGCGACAGCTAAACCTGCCGAAATAACAAGCGATGAAAAACCAGCGGAAGAACAAGCGGCAGAGGAACAAAAGCCAGAAG AACCAGCAGAAGCTCCGGTGGAATCAAATGAACCCGAACAGGAAGCAGCAGCACCACCAGCCGAAG AACAAGCCGCGGAATCTTAA
- the LOC100185520 gene encoding protein TsetseEP isoform X3: MGCGGSKASTAAVAATTAAKHAPPPPTNGTTEITATVKPTLREEPPKDSSPEPIKKTTEEAPVKSEAEYTDANGTERERSATPKQDEPAAPEPAEPVAEVETREKTPTPVKAPTPGPEPEAAPEPVPEPEPEQEKAKTPTPPPPEPEPVPEAEAELTQTEETAAEETKPDEATAKPAEITSDEKPAEEQAAEEQKPEEPAEAPVESNEPEQEAAAPPAEEQAAES, translated from the exons ATGGGCTGCGGAGGAAGTAAAGCATCAACTGCTGCTGTGGCGGCAACCACTGCAGCAAAACATGCCCCACCACCCCCTACTAATGGTACGACCGAGATTACGGCGACGGTAAAGCCAACTTTAAGAGAAGAACCACCAAAAGATTCTTCGCCTGAACCGATCAAAAAAACGACCGAAG AAGCTCCCGTGAAAAGTGAAGCAGAATATACTGATGCTAATGGAACGGAAA GAGAAAGGTCAGCAACCCCAAAGCAGGACGAACCAGCTGCACCCGAACCAGCAG aaccCGTAGCCGAGGTCGAGACCAGAGAAAAAACACCCACAC CCGTCAAGGCCCCAACGCCTGGACCAGAGCCCGAAGCAGCTCCTGAACCTGTTCCCGAACCTGAGCCCGAACAAGAAAAAGCTAAAACCCCTACCCCACCTCCACCGGAGCCCGAACCGGTACCCGAAGCCGAGGCCGAACTAACTCAAACAGAAGAAACAGCAGCAG AAGAGACGAAACCCGACGAAGCGACAGCTAAACCTGCCGAAATAACAAGCGATGAAAAACCAGCGGAAGAACAAGCGGCAGAGGAACAAAAGCCAGAAG AACCAGCAGAAGCTCCGGTGGAATCAAATGAACCCGAACAGGAAGCAGCAGCACCACCAGCCGAAG AACAAGCCGCGGAATCTTAA
- the LOC100185520 gene encoding protein TsetseEP isoform X4, with protein sequence MGCGGSKASTAAVAATTAAKHAPPPPTNGTTEITATVKPTLREEPPKDSSPEPIKKTTEEAPVKSEAEYTDANGTERERSATPKQDEPAAPEPAEPVAEVETREKTPTPVKAPTPGPEPEAAPEPVPEPEPEQEKAKTPTPPPPEPEPVPEAEAELTQTEETAAETKPDEATAKPAEITSDEKPAEEQAAEEQKPEEPAEAPVESNEPEQEAAAPPAEEQAAES encoded by the exons ATGGGCTGCGGAGGAAGTAAAGCATCAACTGCTGCTGTGGCGGCAACCACTGCAGCAAAACATGCCCCACCACCCCCTACTAATGGTACGACCGAGATTACGGCGACGGTAAAGCCAACTTTAAGAGAAGAACCACCAAAAGATTCTTCGCCTGAACCGATCAAAAAAACGACCGAAG AAGCTCCCGTGAAAAGTGAAGCAGAATATACTGATGCTAATGGAACGGAAA GAGAAAGGTCAGCAACCCCAAAGCAGGACGAACCAGCTGCACCCGAACCAGCAG aaccCGTAGCCGAGGTCGAGACCAGAGAAAAAACACCCACAC CCGTCAAGGCCCCAACGCCTGGACCAGAGCCCGAAGCAGCTCCTGAACCTGTTCCCGAACCTGAGCCCGAACAAGAAAAAGCTAAAACCCCTACCCCACCTCCACCGGAGCCCGAACCGGTACCCGAAGCCGAGGCCGAACTAACTCAAACAGAAGAAACAGCAGCAG AGACGAAACCCGACGAAGCGACAGCTAAACCTGCCGAAATAACAAGCGATGAAAAACCAGCGGAAGAACAAGCGGCAGAGGAACAAAAGCCAGAAG AACCAGCAGAAGCTCCGGTGGAATCAAATGAACCCGAACAGGAAGCAGCAGCACCACCAGCCGAAG AACAAGCCGCGGAATCTTAA